TCAAGACTTAAGAATGATCCAATTTTCCAAAAGGTTTATTTATCTCCTAGCTGATTTGACCTTACAAAAAGGAAAGAGAACAAGAAATTAAACTTAAAAATTGTAGGGAAAATTAAAGGTGAAAAAGCGGCCGTATCATGAAGAGGAAAGTTATAGGGAACCAGTAGACTTCTTGATCAACTGGTCAACTTAATCATTGCATAAGTGCATGCTAACCTTTGTATACagatgtaacgcgttacctaagtaataagttactgtaacgaatctaatattacataatattattactacaagtaacgaagttactataATCTCGTTaataatccactgagtaacgcctagccataacaaagtaatgaagcctactgaatgaagcttattcaccagcttcttacttataaccaagatttgcacattgtccaacaacgcaatcatgtcacgtgataaggtggtagtttcacacgtgacagcttaaggctgtggacacaaagtaatataatatgtactaTAATACTATATTTGTAACTGtcactaaatagttcagttgcaagtaatatgtaactagttacttgtaaaaagtaacttgcccaacactgcctatTTGAAAAGtggatttattttacaacaaaatgagTCAGTCAATAGACAAAAAAcaagaaataaaaaaaactggcaaaacaaaaaaaaactggttATAATTTTAGTTGTGTATATGCTTATGAAGCCATATAATAGATCAGTAAGTCACATTAAAGCTGTATGCAGACCTATCAAATCCCTtctcagtgttgggagtaacgcgttacataagtaacgcgttacgtaatattattacttttgtggtacctaagtaatataacgaaatacgctataaaagcaggtaatataactcaagttactttacttacaaatgtaacgcgttacctaagtaatatagttactgtaactagtctaatattacgtaatattattactacaagtaacgaagttactgatTTCgctagttatcctctgagtaacgcctagccacaacgaagtaacgaagcctactgaatgaagcttattcaccagcttcttacttataaccaagatttgcacaatgtccaacaacgcaatcatgtcacgtgataaggtggtagtttcacacgtgacagtttaaggctgtggacacaaagtaatataatataatattattatagttactttattttatgagtaatatgtaactgtaactaaatagttcagttgcaagtaatatataattagttacttttaaaaagtaacttgctcAACACTGTCCCTTCTAAtacataactattatataaaaaTGGataaatatagctagctagaagtCAATGAGCATGCACTTAGTGCACTGATGATAGATTTTCTTTGTCACAGGGGTGAGGAATATGTTGGTTTTACGTTTACagatagttagctagctagtattATATTTGAGATCAAAATTGTACCAACTGACCGTTCTTTAGCAGCAATTTTTAAGGTGTCACGTGATctgattttttcttctttaaaATTAAAGTCTGTGCAAAATTAGGTCGGTCGAGttcgagcaacaacttttcaagtaGGTGTATGGCCTTAGCTTATTGCAGAATCAGTTTGGATGGGTTTGGATTCGCAAGCGCACCAAATTTGCAAGCGCACCATAAAAAGGGTTAATGATCTATGGAGGCAGATTTCGTAGAAGAGCTGTCTGATTTTTTAAAATGCCCTATATGTCGCCACTGCCTAAAGGAACCAATGCAAACTCACTGTGGGCATCGGTTTTGTCGTGAATGTATCTCCCGTGTAGCTGAGTCGCCACAAGCCATTTGTCCAATCGACAGAGCTGAACTAAAAATATACCCGGATGCTGCGTGCGAACGACAGATTAACAGTCTAAAAGTTTATTGTTCTAACAAGAACAGCGGCTGTACTTGGAAGGGCGATCTAGTGGACGAAAAACAACACCAAAATTCCTGCGAATACAGTAAAGTTCCTTGTAGTTTATGTGGCGAACACGTCAGCACTGCAGACAAGTCAGAGCACGAGAAAGAACAATGTCGTAAGAGGCCGGCTACCTGTAAATACTGCAACAAGACGATGGAATTTTGTACATTAGAGGACCATTACAAGGATTGTGAAGAATTTCCGGTGATATGCCCCAACAATTGTGGCACCGAACCCCTGGCTCGCGTTAAAATGAGCGAGCATTTATCAGAAAGTTGTCTCAGAGTGAAAGAGTCATGTCCACTGGAAGCGTTTGGATGTCATGATAAAATTGAACGCCAACACAAGACCACTCACTTGCAACAGTGCAGCATGAAACACCTGGGCCAGCTAGCTAAGACAGTTGTACAACTGGAAGAAATAGTTAAACAGTTACAAGATGAACTCACACAGCAAAAGTTGTTGACAGGAACTCAGTCATGTAGTGGGAGATTTGTGTGGAAACTAGAAggtatcactgataaaataGCACGTGTGAAGGAGCCAATTTACAGCGAGGACTTTTACTCTCACGAAGGAGGCTACAagatgtgtctctgtgtgtacCCTAGTGGCGACAGCAACAACCAAGCACTCTCCATATATTTTGTACTAGCTAAGGGACCGTATGATGCATTCTTGGGATGGCCATTCTCATGTACTGTTATACTTACTTTAGTTAATGCTCGCAATCCGTCAATGTCTATTAAGAAAGTAATAACCCCTGTTCCCAATCTCCGCTACTTCAAACGACCCATGACAGACAGGAATGCCGGGTATGGCTACCCTGCCTTCATCACCCACAGCAAGTTGCTGGATCCGGAATCTGGGTTTGTTCAAGATGACAGTATTCTGTTTTGTACTACTGTAGAAAAGAATTGATAGACATTGTTAAGTTATGTACAAAAGAACTTTTAGTTTGTATAATGGCTGCTGCTGTCTTTTTAAAACTAGAATTGATTGCAAAATTCATAATATAGAGTATGAGCTATGTAGATACTTCTCTCTGCCTTCGTCTTTCTTCTCGTTCTGCTCTCCTCAGTGCAACACGTTCTTCATAGCTCAAATTTGTATCGAAACTGCTCCGTTTTGTTGAGGAAGCAGACAGTGGAGGAGTACTACTAGGAGAAGGTGTGACTTGAGGTGAGGGTGATGAATAATCTGGTGTGTCATCCTTCACACCTCCAACAGATACGCCAAGAGCAGCAAACAGTTTTGCTGGGTCCTCAAATGTTTCACGTGGTTCATCTTCCATCTGAGGTAAGTGAACTGCATGTGCCTGTAATAATACTTGACAACACAAAACAGAAACAATTTATCAATACCCGGACTATGTCCATGAAAAGTTGACGGACAGCCTGTGGCTCTCCTCTGTCAATCATTTGAGTAGTGTTGTCTCCAATACGACAGCCAATGGCACGAGCAGACTCTAGTGCCAGCATCATGTTAGATTCCTTACTGTCTGGATCTTGGCTAGGGCTGAGTGCTCTCATGTCCACAGTGTTAGGCACCGCATGATTGAGTAATGAGCTACATACGCAACACACAGGCTTCATATACACATAGTTGTGGTAATCACATGTTAACAGTCACAATGTAATGATCAATGGGAAGTTAATTTGGTTAACATACCAGATAATATCTGGCTGGGAGCAGGTGGTATAGAATGGCCTACCAGCGGAAGGCAATGGTGGATCCAATGACAAGGCTTGGTTAACATAGGCCACCAAATACTgttgtagtttatcagctaaaaCACACACCAATAGTTACCACTACAACTAGCAATAGCAGCATTACCTGTTACACTGCTTGAAGCATCATCAGGTGAAGCATTGCGACCTGACTTCGATATGTAGTTTGGTTGTTTGGAAACATTACTTCGTGTTGTTGACTTTGTTGTGTTTTTTACAGGAGGAGTGTATGACACTGTGTCCCTTGCTGTGTCAATATTAGTAGTCTATGTGGAGTAACAATAGTGACACATGAGTAACTATGTtgttaaataaatatacttTGTTTTTGCTGGCAGCAGTACCCCGGCTTTTGTCTTTAACACTTAAACCAGTCTTGCGCAATTTAAAGCCTTGAAATTCTGCCTTCTCTTCTGAAGTCTTGCTGGATGGTTGCTTGCTGCTGGTGGCAGATTGGGTGGACTTCCCTATACCAAAATCAGCCTCATCTTCAGCGACCTTTTTCACAGTAACACCCGGTGACTTGCTCACAACAGGTTCAGGAGATTTCACAGGAGATTTCACGGCTGGTTCAGGAGACTTTATAACAACAGGTTCGGGAGACTTCACAGGAGATTTCACAA
This portion of the Dysidea avara chromosome 12, odDysAvar1.4, whole genome shotgun sequence genome encodes:
- the LOC136240883 gene encoding TNF receptor-associated factor 4-like, whose amino-acid sequence is MEADFVEELSDFLKCPICRHCLKEPMQTHCGHRFCRECISRVAESPQAICPIDRAELKIYPDAACERQINSLKVYCSNKNSGCTWKGDLVDEKQHQNSCEYSKVPCSLCGEHVSTADKSEHEKEQCRKRPATCKYCNKTMEFCTLEDHYKDCEEFPVICPNNCGTEPLARVKMSEHLSESCLRVKESCPLEAFGCHDKIERQHKTTHLQQCSMKHLGQLAKTVVQLEEIVKQLQDELTQQKLLTGTQSCSGRFVWKLEGITDKIARVKEPIYSEDFYSHEGGYKMCLCVYPSGDSNNQALSIYFVLAKGPYDAFLGWPFSCTVILTLVNARNPSMSIKKVITPVPNLRYFKRPMTDRNAGYGYPAFITHSKLLDPESGFVQDDSILFCTTVEKN
- the LOC136240882 gene encoding uncharacterized protein isoform X2 is translated as MDFSDLSEEELKNKLAGADDYEERAAIRAALRKLKKDRGEELGVASSRRGAAGYTRFGGSSGTSRGRAVTISVTSTTKPSSVESKSKQAKDDSQVKRVVSPLQNSTNTKTITVKSPEPVVNKSSAVKSPEPAVKSPVKSPEPVVSKSPGVTVKKVAEDEADFGIGKSTQSATSSKQPSSKTSEEKAEFQGFKLRKTGLSVKDKSRGTAASKNKTTNIDTARDTVSYTPPVKNTTKSTTRSNVSKQPNYISKSGRNASPDDASSSVTADKLQQYLVAYVNQALSLDPPLPSAGRPFYTTCSQPDIICSLLNHAVPNTVDMRALSPSQDPDSKESNMMLALESARAIGCRIGDNTTQMIDRGEPQAVRQLFMDIVRAHAVHLPQMEDEPRETFEDPAKLFAALGVSVGGVKDDTPDYSSPSPQVTPSPSSTPPLSASSTKRSSFDTNLSYEERVALRRAEREERRRQREVST
- the LOC136240882 gene encoding smoothelin-like isoform X1; the encoded protein is MDFSDLSEEELKNKLAGADDYEERAAIRAALRKLKKDRGEELGVASSRRGAAGYTRFGGSSGTSRGRAVTISVTSTTKPSSVESKSKQAKDDSQVKRVVSPLQNSTNTKTITVKSPEPVVNKSSAVKSPEPAVVKSPVKSPEPVVIKSPEPAVKSPVKSPEPVVSKSPGVTVKKVAEDEADFGIGKSTQSATSSKQPSSKTSEEKAEFQGFKLRKTGLSVKDKSRGTAASKNKTTNIDTARDTVSYTPPVKNTTKSTTRSNVSKQPNYISKSGRNASPDDASSSVTADKLQQYLVAYVNQALSLDPPLPSAGRPFYTTCSQPDIICSLLNHAVPNTVDMRALSPSQDPDSKESNMMLALESARAIGCRIGDNTTQMIDRGEPQAVRQLFMDIVRAHAVHLPQMEDEPRETFEDPAKLFAALGVSVGGVKDDTPDYSSPSPQVTPSPSSTPPLSASSTKRSSFDTNLSYEERVALRRAEREERRRQREVST